Genomic window (Nitrosophilus kaiyonis):
CTCTTGTAAAAAATATCGATAAAAAAATGAAAAATCTTCTAAGAAAAACAATGTGGGATAAGGTTGGTATCATTAGAAAAACTAAAGATTTAAAAGAAGCTGCCGATATTATAGAAGATATTGAAAAAAAAGATATAGGTAGATTTTTAAAATTAAGAGTATTGAGTGCAAAAGAGATAGTAAAAAGTGCTATTAATAGAAAAAAATCGGTTGGGGCACACTATATTGAAGAATAATATTTATTGAAAGGATAAAAATGCATGGGTTAGATTTAACACATACTTGGGTTGGATATCTCTCTTTAGCTATATTTGTGATAGGCTACTATTTTATTGCTGCTGAAGAGAAATTTCATATGAATAAAGCAAAACCAGCTTTATTAATTGGAACTTTAATGTTTATGCTTTTAGGTATATATTTTTCTATAAATGGATTAGAACCTGAACCATTACATGAGGAGATGGAAAAACTCATTTTAGAAATTGCAGAGATTTTCTTTTTCCTTTTTGTTGCAATGACCTATATAGAAACTTTAATAGAAAGAAAAGTATTTGATGTATTAAAGTATAAATTAACTTCAAGAGGTTATAGCTATAAAAAACTTTTTTGGTTAACTGGGACTTTATCTTTTTGGATTTCACCAGTTGCTGATAACTTAACAACTGCATTAATTTTATCTACTGTTTTATTTACGATAGATAAAACAAAAAATGAGTTTTTAGTTCCAGGTGCTATAAATATTGTAGTAGCTGCAAATGCAGGTGGTGCATGGAGCCCATTTGGTGATATTACTACTTTAATGGCTTGGACAGCTGGAAAAGGCGAGTTTGTTGATTTTCTATATCTATTTGTTCCAAGTTTTGGTGGATGGCTTTTAACAGCTTGGTTACTATCTCGTGTTGTTCCAGAGGGTGAGCCACATTTTGATGCATCTCTTCCAAAGGCTGAGTTAAAACCAGGTGCTAAAGTAGTAATAGGTTTAGGTGTTTTTACTATTTTTACAGCAGTTATGGGACATCAGTTTTTCCATTTTCCTGCAATGTGGGGAATGATGTTTGGTTTGGCTCTATTAAAAATTTATTCATACTATTTAAAAAAGAAAAATCAAGACCATTTTGATATCTTTGTAAATATGAAGCATGTTGAAAATGATACTTTAATGTTTTTCTTTGGAATATTAAGTGCAGTTGGTGCATTACACTTTTTAGGATATCTTGAATATATAGTTAAACTTTATGATATTATTGGACCAACAGCAGGAAATATAGGAGTTGGATTTATATCTGCGATTGTAGATAATGTTCCTGTAATGAGCGCAATATTAAAAGCTGATCCAAATATGGGAATAGATCAATGGCTTTTAGTAACTTTAACTGCTGGAATCGGTGGAAGTTTGATTAGTTTTGGTAGTGCAGCAGGTGTTGGTGTTATGGGAAGACTTAGAGGAATATATACATTTGGTTCTCATATGAAACATGCATGGACAGTTCTTGCTGGATATATATTATCAATGATTTTATGGTATATTCAATTTGAGATAATGGGACTTTATTGAGTAGATTAGAAAGAAGTCATTAGTCATTAAGTCATTAGTAATTGGATATTAGAGTTAATAGTTAAGAATTAAGAGCTAAGAATTTTGTGATAGTGATAGTTTATAATAAAAACTTAATTCTTAACGCTATTTCCTAATGACTAATGACTAATTACTAATTACTAATAACCAATGTCTAACGACTAAAATAAGGAGTTTTAAAATATGCAAAATGTGCCGATAGTAATTCTTGATTTTGGCTCACAATATACACAATTAATCGCAAGAAGATTAAGAGAAGAAAAGGTATATTGTGAGATTTATCCATATTTTACAGATATTGAAGAGATAAAGAAGAAAAACCCAAAAGGTATTATTTTTAGTGGTGGACCATCAAGTGTTTATGAAAAGGATGCTCCAAGAGTTGATAAAAAGATTTATGAGCTTGGTCTTCCTATACTTGGAATCTGTTATGGAATGCAGTTAATTACAGTTGATTTTAACGGAGATGTAGTTAGAGCAGATCATCATGAGTATGGAAAGGCAAGACTTATATTTGATGAGATTCATGGAGGTTTTTCTCCTCTTTTTAAAGATACAAAAGATGGCCAGATTGTATGGATGAGTCATGCAGATAAAGTTGAAAGACTACCCTATGGATTTAAAAGGATAGCTCATACCAATAACTCTTCATATGCAGCAATTGCTAATGAAGAAAAAAATATCTATGCATTGCAGTTTCATCCTGAAGTTTCTCATTCTGAGGAAGGTAGCAAAATATTAAAGAATTTTGCAAGAGAGATCTGTAAAATTGAAGAAAAATGGGATATGGGTCATTTTGCAAAAGAACAGATTGAAAAAATAAGAAAAATTGTTGGTAAAGATAAGGTTTTATGTGCATTAAGTGGTGGAGTTGATAGTTCTGTTGTTACTGCACTTTTATATGAAGCGATTGGAAACCAACTTATACCTGTGTTTGTTGATAATGGATTACTAAGAGCAGGTGAGAGAGAAAAAGTTGAACATGTTTTTAAAAATATGTTAAAAGTTCCTTTGATTGTAGTGGATGCCAGTGAAAAATTTTTAAATGCTTTAAAAGGTGTAACAGACCCCGAGCAAAAAAGAAAAATAATAGGTCACACTTTTATAGAGGTATTTGAAGAAGAGGCTAAAAAACATACAGATGTTAAGTATCTTGCTCAAGGGACTTTATACCCAGATGTTATTGAGTCTGTTTCTGTAAAAGGCCCAAGCGAGACAATCAAATCTCATCATAATGTTGGAGGGCTTCCTGAGTGGATGAAGTTTGAGTTAATTGAGCCACTGAGAGAACTTTTCAAAGATGAGGTAAGAAAACTTGGACTTGAACTTGGACTTCCAAAAGAGATGGTTATTAGACATCCTTTTCCAGGACCAGGCCTTGCTATTAGAATACTTGGTGAGGTAAATAAAGAGAGTTTAGAGGTTTTAAGAAAGGCTGATACGATACTATTAGAAGAGATAAAAGCGGCTGGTTATTATGAAAAACTTTGGCAAGCTTTTGCAGTTTTATTAAATGTCAAAAGTGTTGGAGTTATGGGTGATAAAAGAACTTATGAAAATACAGTTGCTATAAGATGTGTAGAGAGTAGCGATGGTATGACTGCAACATTTGCACATCTTCCTCACGATTTATTAGAAAATATAAGCAATAGAATCATAAATGAAGTAGATGGAATAAATAGAGTAGTTTATGATATAACTTCAAAACCACCTGGCACAATAGAGTGGGAGTAAACAGGACAAAATATTGAAAAATAGAAAAATATATGTTTTGTCAGATAGTGATATTAAGGGAGCAATAAAGCTCCCTGTTATTGAGCAAAATTTTTTTAATATTAATATAGATTTTAAAAAATATGATTATTTGGTTTTTACTTCTAAAAATGGCGTAATTGCAGTTGATAGAATATCAAGTGAGTGGAAAAAAATTGATTCAATTGCTATAGGAAAGGCAACTGCTAAAAAAATTGAAGAGCTTGGCGGTAAAGTTGCATATGTTGCAAAAAAATTTTATGGAGATGAATTAGCTAAAGAAATCTCTCAAAATTTTGATAAAAGCAAAAAATTTTTATATTTAAGAGCAAAAAAAGTTTTGTCAAATTTAAGTGAAATTTTAAGAAAAAGAGAGTTTTTATTAGAAGAAATTATTGTATATGAAACTGTATGTAAAAAAATAGAAAATAAAAGAGTTGAAAAAGGCTCTTTTATCATTTTTTCTTCTCCTTCCACAATTGAGTGTTTTTTGAAAAATTTTCAATGGGATAAAAGTTATAAAGCCATAGCAATTGGTAAAAAAACCGCTTCTTATATACCAAAAGATATAGAATTTATCATTTCGCCAGTTCAAACTCTTCAAGGCACTATTAATTTTATAAAAGAATCATTAGACATTAATAATTAGTATATTGGTAATTGGTTATTAGTATATTAAAGTTAAAATTTAAGATTTAAGAATGAATTAAGTGAATAAATAATTAAGAATTGAGAATTTAGTTTTCAGTGTTAGTGCTAGTTAAAAACTTAACACTTAACACTTAGTGCTTAGCACTAATTCCTAATTTCTAATATACCAATATACCAATGACTAATGACTAATTTCTTACTATCTATATTTATTTAAGTTAAAAAATTGTATAATAAATATAAACCTGAGCGGTGCGCTACCCGCGATATGGGGGTCCGACAATCCACGTTTGAGGGAGGCCTGTAGATTTTGGTGTGTGTCGGTGACTTCGTTTGAGCCAGGGAGACTTGGCGAGAAGCCGCCGCCTAATCCAAAACTCGCTCCCTCTTATTTTGGTCTTAGGGACCATTGCATAGCGTGAACGCCCGCTCGGGTTTTTTTATTTTAGTATTAAGAGTTAAATGTTAAGAATGAAATTTTCATAAATTAATTTTGTTTCTTTTGTAAATATCAATAAATACTCTTAATACTTAACTCTTAATACTTAGCTCTAAAGGATTTCAATGAATGTTTTAGTTGTTGGAAGTGGCGGTAGAGAATATTCAATAGGTCTTGCTTTAAAAAAAGATGATAATGTAAAAGAATTATATTTTGCTCCAGGCAATGGTGCAACATTTAATCTTGGTAAAAATATTGAAGTTTCAAATTGGGAAGATTTAGCAGATTTTGCAAAAGAAAACAATATCGATTTAACAATAGTTGGACCTGAAGCTCCACTAGTTGAAGGAATAGTAGATATTTTTAGAGATAAAGGATTAACTATATTTGGTCCAACTCAAAAAGCAGCACTACTTGAAGGCTCTAAAATATATATGAAAAATTTTTTAAAAAAATATAATATTCCAACAGCAAAATTTTTAGAAACTTCATCTATAGAAGAAGCGAATGAATTTATAAATACCTTACCTGAACCTATAGTGGTAAAAGCTGATGGTCTTTGTGCAGGCAAAGGTGTAATAATTGCACAAAGCAAAGAAGAAGCAAGAAAAGCTGCTGATGAAATGCTTAGTGGAAAAGCTTTTGGAGAGGCTGGTAAGAAAATTGTTATTGAAGAGTTTTTAAATGGCTATGAACTATCGGTTTTTGCAATTAGTGATGGGAAAAAATATGTAATACTTCCAGCTGCGCAAGACCATAAAAGGCTGCTTGATGGAGATAAAGGACCAAATACTGGCGGAATGGGAGCATATGCGCCAACACCTTTAATTAATGATGAGCTTTCAAAAAAAATTGAAGAAAAAATTATTGCTCCAACGATTAAAGGAATGAATGATGAAGGTGTTCCTTTTGAAGGAGTTTTATTTGCTGGGCTTATGATTGTAAATAATGAACCTTATGTTTTAGAGTTTAATGTAAGATTTGGTGACCCTGAATGTGAAGTATTGATGCCACTTTTGAAAACTCCTGCAAGTGAACTATTTTATAAAGCAGCTACAAAGGATTTAGACAGTTTAAATATTGAATTTTATAAAAAATATGCAGTTGGTGTAGTTTTAGCAAGTGAAAATTATCCATATGGTAAGAGCAAACCTGCTGAAATTATTGTTGATGAGATTGTTCATAAAGATTTGGCTGAGCATGCACATATCTCTTATGCAGGAGTGAGTTTAATAGAGGGAAAACTATATGCGACTGGCGGTAGGGTTCTTGTATGTGTGGGAATTGGAGATAGTATAAAAGAGGCGAGAGAATATGCCTATTTGCTAACGGGTCAAGTTCATTTTGCTGGAAAAAAATATAGAAGCGATATTGCATATCAGGCATTAAAGAGCTAAACTTATGGAAAACAGAAGTTTAGCATCTCTTAATAAAAGAGCTATAGCTTTTTTAATTGATGATATATTAGTTTCATTAATATATCTTATAATTATTTGGGAATATATTCCAAAAAGTGGCTCTTTTGTAGAATTGTCCATAGTTATAAATCAGTTTATGCTACTTTTAGTGATGATAAAGATTTTTTACCATACATATTTTGTTTACAAATTTAGAGCAACATTAGGAAAAATGGCACTAAAAATTGAGGTTTTAAGTTTAGATTATGAAAATGTAAATTTTTTGCAAGCGTTTAATAGAGCAATTTTTAGAGTAATAAGCGAAATAATTTTTTATTTTGGCTTTTTACTTGCTTTTTTTGATAAAAAAAGACAGACTCTACATGATAAAACTGCAAAAACTTTGGTGGTAAATGTATAGAATAATCTTTTTATATCTTTTAATTTTTGGATTTATATATGCTAAAGAGTTGCCACTTGATATATATGCTAAAAATGTTGTAGCCCAAGATGGAAAGATTATAGCTACTGGAGATGTTGTATTAATATATGATGGCTACTATATTGAGACTAATAAAGCAATATATGATAAAAAATCCCAAATTATAGAACTTTTTGGAGATGTAAATTTTATAAAAGATTCACTCTATACCGTACTTAGTGAATATGCTATGTTTGATATGGCAAATAAAAAGATTTTATCCTCTCCTTTTTTCTTTATCGAACATACAAATGGAGTTTGGATAAGTGCAAAAAAATCTTGTGGAGAAAACTATATTTTTAAACTTGAAAACTCTTTAGTTTCAAGTTGTGATCCATCTAATCCAGATTGGAAGCTTGCATTTTCATCTGGTAACTATGAT
Coding sequences:
- the nhaD gene encoding sodium:proton antiporter NhaD, with the translated sequence MHGLDLTHTWVGYLSLAIFVIGYYFIAAEEKFHMNKAKPALLIGTLMFMLLGIYFSINGLEPEPLHEEMEKLILEIAEIFFFLFVAMTYIETLIERKVFDVLKYKLTSRGYSYKKLFWLTGTLSFWISPVADNLTTALILSTVLFTIDKTKNEFLVPGAINIVVAANAGGAWSPFGDITTLMAWTAGKGEFVDFLYLFVPSFGGWLLTAWLLSRVVPEGEPHFDASLPKAELKPGAKVVIGLGVFTIFTAVMGHQFFHFPAMWGMMFGLALLKIYSYYLKKKNQDHFDIFVNMKHVENDTLMFFFGILSAVGALHFLGYLEYIVKLYDIIGPTAGNIGVGFISAIVDNVPVMSAILKADPNMGIDQWLLVTLTAGIGGSLISFGSAAGVGVMGRLRGIYTFGSHMKHAWTVLAGYILSMILWYIQFEIMGLY
- the guaA gene encoding glutamine-hydrolyzing GMP synthase; this translates as MQNVPIVILDFGSQYTQLIARRLREEKVYCEIYPYFTDIEEIKKKNPKGIIFSGGPSSVYEKDAPRVDKKIYELGLPILGICYGMQLITVDFNGDVVRADHHEYGKARLIFDEIHGGFSPLFKDTKDGQIVWMSHADKVERLPYGFKRIAHTNNSSYAAIANEEKNIYALQFHPEVSHSEEGSKILKNFAREICKIEEKWDMGHFAKEQIEKIRKIVGKDKVLCALSGGVDSSVVTALLYEAIGNQLIPVFVDNGLLRAGEREKVEHVFKNMLKVPLIVVDASEKFLNALKGVTDPEQKRKIIGHTFIEVFEEEAKKHTDVKYLAQGTLYPDVIESVSVKGPSETIKSHHNVGGLPEWMKFELIEPLRELFKDEVRKLGLELGLPKEMVIRHPFPGPGLAIRILGEVNKESLEVLRKADTILLEEIKAAGYYEKLWQAFAVLLNVKSVGVMGDKRTYENTVAIRCVESSDGMTATFAHLPHDLLENISNRIINEVDGINRVVYDITSKPPGTIEWE
- a CDS encoding RDD family protein → MENRSLASLNKRAIAFLIDDILVSLIYLIIIWEYIPKSGSFVELSIVINQFMLLLVMIKIFYHTYFVYKFRATLGKMALKIEVLSLDYENVNFLQAFNRAIFRVISEIIFYFGFLLAFFDKKRQTLHDKTAKTLVVNV
- a CDS encoding uroporphyrinogen-III synthase; the encoded protein is MKNRKIYVLSDSDIKGAIKLPVIEQNFFNINIDFKKYDYLVFTSKNGVIAVDRISSEWKKIDSIAIGKATAKKIEELGGKVAYVAKKFYGDELAKEISQNFDKSKKFLYLRAKKVLSNLSEILRKREFLLEEIIVYETVCKKIENKRVEKGSFIIFSSPSTIECFLKNFQWDKSYKAIAIGKKTASYIPKDIEFIISPVQTLQGTINFIKESLDINN
- the purD gene encoding phosphoribosylamine--glycine ligase → MNVLVVGSGGREYSIGLALKKDDNVKELYFAPGNGATFNLGKNIEVSNWEDLADFAKENNIDLTIVGPEAPLVEGIVDIFRDKGLTIFGPTQKAALLEGSKIYMKNFLKKYNIPTAKFLETSSIEEANEFINTLPEPIVVKADGLCAGKGVIIAQSKEEARKAADEMLSGKAFGEAGKKIVIEEFLNGYELSVFAISDGKKYVILPAAQDHKRLLDGDKGPNTGGMGAYAPTPLINDELSKKIEEKIIAPTIKGMNDEGVPFEGVLFAGLMIVNNEPYVLEFNVRFGDPECEVLMPLLKTPASELFYKAATKDLDSLNIEFYKKYAVGVVLASENYPYGKSKPAEIIVDEIVHKDLAEHAHISYAGVSLIEGKLYATGGRVLVCVGIGDSIKEAREYAYLLTGQVHFAGKKYRSDIAYQALKS